A window of the Bradyrhizobium diazoefficiens genome harbors these coding sequences:
- the fliF gene encoding flagellar basal-body MS-ring/collar protein FliF, with amino-acid sequence MLSRAQLQQLLNNLLELGPRRLMALGLIGFAVLVTVVGGAYYLSRPEFETLYTGLNREDVTRIGAALREQSITFDISAAGDAVSVRPSQTAQARMLLAEKGLPTSANAGYELFDKIGSLGLTSFMQEVTKLRALEGEIARTVQLMKGVKAARVHIVMPVRGSFRATQQPPSASVVLRTDGAIEARTAQSIRHLVAAAIPGMTRDKVTVLDADGSMLLAEEDEASAAPTKMASLQKTVGGMVQENIRKALTPYLGLDNFEVSVAPQLSTDKRQINETVYDPETRAERSVRNVRENEKSSNADRSTPTTVQQNLPDQQVNAGGTKNSSEDKTRREDVTNFEVSSKTTTTVSDGYSVKKLFIAVLVNRTRLVADLGDKTNQAIVDSKLAEISQLAATAGGLDKARGDQIQVTAVDFVEGSRELAPVPPISFVEMMNKQLGSVINAVTILAVASMLVWFGLRPAVNGILTHRAAQEQTEAAEAAELEAASALALADSQDPELNLVEDLEGKMQRTPQKRLEQIVRLDQMQAAAILKDWMRREEAA; translated from the coding sequence ATGCTCAGTCGCGCGCAGCTACAGCAGCTGCTCAACAATCTGCTGGAACTTGGGCCGCGACGTCTGATGGCCTTGGGACTGATCGGCTTCGCGGTCCTCGTTACCGTGGTCGGGGGCGCCTATTATCTGAGCCGGCCCGAATTCGAGACGCTCTATACCGGCCTCAACCGCGAAGACGTGACGCGCATCGGCGCCGCGCTGCGCGAGCAGAGCATCACCTTCGACATCAGCGCGGCCGGCGATGCCGTCTCGGTGCGGCCGAGCCAGACTGCGCAGGCCCGGATGCTGCTGGCCGAGAAGGGGTTGCCCACCAGCGCAAATGCCGGCTACGAGCTGTTCGACAAGATCGGATCGCTCGGATTGACCTCGTTCATGCAGGAGGTCACGAAGCTTCGCGCACTCGAGGGCGAGATCGCGCGTACCGTTCAGCTGATGAAGGGCGTCAAGGCGGCCAGGGTGCACATCGTGATGCCGGTGCGCGGCTCGTTCCGTGCGACGCAGCAGCCGCCCTCCGCGTCGGTCGTGCTGCGCACTGACGGTGCGATCGAGGCTCGCACGGCGCAGTCGATCCGCCACCTCGTCGCGGCCGCGATTCCCGGCATGACGCGCGACAAGGTCACCGTGCTTGATGCCGACGGCTCGATGCTGCTGGCCGAGGAGGACGAGGCCAGCGCCGCGCCGACCAAGATGGCGAGCCTCCAGAAGACAGTCGGCGGAATGGTGCAGGAGAACATTCGCAAAGCGCTGACACCCTATCTCGGCCTGGACAATTTCGAGGTCAGCGTCGCGCCGCAGCTCTCTACCGACAAACGCCAGATCAACGAGACGGTCTACGATCCCGAGACCCGCGCCGAGCGTTCGGTCCGCAATGTCCGCGAAAACGAAAAATCGTCGAACGCCGATCGATCGACGCCAACGACCGTCCAGCAGAACCTGCCGGACCAGCAGGTCAATGCCGGCGGCACCAAGAACTCGAGCGAGGACAAGACGCGCCGCGAGGACGTTACCAATTTCGAGGTCTCGTCCAAGACCACGACGACGGTCAGCGACGGTTATTCGGTCAAGAAACTCTTCATCGCCGTCCTGGTCAATCGCACGCGGCTCGTCGCCGATCTCGGCGACAAGACCAACCAGGCCATCGTCGACAGCAAGCTCGCCGAGATCAGCCAGCTCGCAGCGACCGCAGGCGGACTGGACAAGGCGCGCGGCGACCAGATTCAGGTGACTGCGGTCGACTTCGTGGAGGGCTCGCGCGAGCTCGCGCCGGTGCCGCCGATCAGCTTCGTCGAGATGATGAACAAGCAGCTCGGCAGCGTCATCAACGCGGTGACGATCCTGGCCGTCGCTTCGATGCTGGTCTGGTTCGGGCTTCGACCCGCGGTCAACGGCATTCTGACCCATCGCGCCGCGCAGGAGCAGACCGAGGCGGCCGAGGCCGCCGAGCTCGAGGCTGCTTCGGCCCTCGCATTGGCCGACAGCCAGGATCCCGAGCTCAACCTTGTCGAGGACCTCGAAGGCAAGATGCAGCGTACGCCGCAGAAGCGGCTGGAGCAGATCGTTCGCCTCGATCAGATGCAGGCGGCAGCAATCCTTAAAGACTGGATGCGACGCGAGGAGGCGGCATGA
- a CDS encoding flagellin: MSSSLLTNSAAMTALQTLRNVSSSLQTTENRISTGQRVATASDNAAYWSIATSMRADNAALSAVSDSLGLSAATVDTEYTALTAVVGDNTGGLTKLQALLVEAKTAGIDRTKIQADITQIQQQMKGTAAAATFNGVNWLSTTTATPATFDLVSSFSRVGGTPTIGSITLTISNYSLYTSGTSGILDTVSAGASVDTINITTLTDSAADQTTLSGYITQVTAALNSVASAAANLGAVKNRLATNTDFVKTLMDSVTRGVGQLVDADMNAESTRLQALQTQQQLGVQALSIANQNSQSILSLFK; encoded by the coding sequence ATGAGTTCTAGCCTGCTCACCAATTCCGCAGCCATGACCGCGCTGCAGACGCTGCGCAACGTCAGCTCCAGCCTACAGACCACCGAAAACCGCATCTCGACCGGCCAGCGCGTGGCCACCGCTTCGGACAATGCCGCCTATTGGTCGATCGCGACCTCGATGCGTGCCGACAACGCCGCGCTCTCCGCCGTCTCCGACTCGCTCGGCCTGTCGGCTGCGACCGTCGATACCGAATATACCGCTCTCACCGCGGTTGTCGGTGACAACACCGGCGGCCTGACCAAGCTCCAGGCACTGCTGGTCGAAGCCAAGACCGCGGGTATCGACCGTACCAAGATCCAGGCCGACATCACCCAGATCCAGCAGCAGATGAAAGGCACCGCCGCTGCGGCGACCTTCAACGGCGTCAACTGGCTGAGCACGACGACGGCCACGCCGGCGACCTTCGACCTGGTGTCGTCGTTCTCCCGCGTCGGTGGCACGCCGACCATCGGCTCCATCACCCTGACGATCTCCAACTACTCGCTCTATACGTCGGGCACCAGCGGCATCCTGGACACGGTGAGCGCCGGTGCGTCGGTCGACACGATCAACATCACCACGCTGACCGACTCGGCGGCTGACCAGACCACGCTCAGCGGCTACATCACGCAGGTCACCGCTGCGCTCAACTCGGTGGCTTCTGCCGCTGCCAACCTCGGCGCCGTCAAGAACCGCCTCGCGACCAACACGGACTTCGTCAAGACCTTGATGGACTCGGTGACCCGCGGCGTCGGTCAGCTCGTGGACGCCGACATGAACGCGGAATCCACCCGCCTTCAGGCGCTCCAGACCCAGCAGCAGCTCGGCGTTCAGGCGCTCTCGATCGCCAACCAGAACAGCCAGAGCATCCTCTCGCTGTTCAAGTAA